The nucleotide sequence TAACTGAGATAGCAGCCAACAAAATATAAAATCTCCATCCCTTCGGAAAAGGGTTTGACGGCATGATCTTTCGCCCAGTCAGCCCGCTTCTCGCGATCCTCATTCAGGGGGTTGCCATTCCCCGCAAGACTGCCGCTCATGGTTCGCACCGGTTTGACCGAAGTGGGAAAGACCTGGTAGCTGGTGGCAATCCGGCGCAGGGAGACTCCGAGCTCGATCTGCTGCACCTGACGGGGACACTGCTGAACACATTTCCCGCAGGTAGTGCAGCGCCAGAAGCTCTCACCTTCGATCTCAGTCAAACCAAAGGCAGCCTCGCGGATTACCTTGCGCATACTGAAGGTTATCACTTTATTCCAGGGGCAGACAGCATCACAGATGCCGCACTGGTAGCAGAGTTTAAAGGTTTCTCCGCCGGCCTCTTTTATTTCATCAACGATCTCTATGAATGGGGCTACAGTTTCCACTGTTGATATCCAATCCTCAATTCTGCCTTCGTTAGATTAGTCCTTCTTTGACAAGCGGGCCAGGGCAGCCTGCAGTGACTCCAGGCCGAACTTGTCGGCCAGTGACTCCAGACCAACTTCCAGATCCGCCGGCCCTTCATGGTCAACAACTTCCTCTTCCCGCTCTTCGTACACCAGAGCATCGACCAGGCACCATTTGACACACATGGGGCCCCCCTCTTCACCTTCGCACATATCGCATTTCAGCGGCAGACCGGAATCGGGTTCTTTGAACTCCTCCCGTGAAGGGCAGGAAGCCCGGCAGAAGGAACACTCGTCATATTCCTTGCCGTCAATCACATATTTGTCCCGGCCGGCACATTCGGCAACAGTATACTCACCCGCCAGGACCGGAACATAAATGTCTCTCAGGGGGTCGCGAATGATCCGGATGCGGGATCTGGCTGGATTATTGCTGCTGTATTTCGGTGCCGCGTGCACTGCGGAGCAGATCACCTCACAGGCCCGGCAGCCATTGCAGTTATCAACATTAATGTGTATGGTTTTAACTAGTTTGGTTTTCTTCTCACCTGTCACGGCTTACACCCCCTGCAATTTATTTCTCTGCTTTTTCCGGTCCGGCCGGAGAATTTTCACTATCCAGAATGCCTCGGGTAATGAAATCTTCGCTGACGTAATCCAGAGACAACTCCCGCAACGTTTCGGTAGTGGGAATGCCATCATTATTCCACCCTTTGAGCTGGTAATAGGCGTCCAGGAGCTGCTCTTCAAGCTCGGGAAACCGTTTCTTCCAATGGTTCGCCGGCGGCTTCTCGTCGCTTCGCCGCATGCCTCTTCTGATGTTAATGGCCCGCACCAACGTCCGGTACCTTTTGGCCGCCAGGGTCAGTTTCTCAGCATTCATCTCAATTCCGGACCCGGCTGAAATAAATTTCGGGTAATTATGGATATGGTACGGCGGCTTCAAGGGAAAGGAAGATAAACCGGCACACATGCCAAGGGCATCATCGATGTAGTGCATGCGCTCCTGCCAATCGACAATATCGCAGCACATATCAACCGTCGGATAGTAGGGCATGGAGTTTTCACCACGCATCTCCCAGTCAAGGAAATACTGTTTGAACTTCTCATCAGGCACCTGGATCCAGTCCTTGACAAATTCTTCCCGCTGCTCCCTGGTGGGAAATGGCGCCTGGGGAAACTGTCCTTCAATCTGGGTGATGTTCATCTTCTCGCCGGTGGCGTACATCAGGAAATAGATGGGATTGAGCATCGACAGTTTGAGGGGCAGCTGCTCGGTTTTTTTGATATTGTTATGGGCATACTCTTCAGCCCCCTTGCCGATTTTTTTGGCTGCCCAGTAGGTGCCATCGGCCAGCACATCACCGATTCCTTCCCGCCTGACGATTCGGTCAAGCAGCCAGTAGAACCGTCCCTCGCTGTCAGCCGGCATGCCCGGAAAGTCTTCATCGGTCAGAATACCGTTTTCATACAGTTCAAGGGCAAACGCCATCACCTGCGGGGTAGAGAAACCGTCCAGGCCATATTCGGTGGCTCGTTGGGCAATGCGCAAACCAAATTCCAGGTCTGAAAAGGCCGCCATGGTATAGGTGAGTTTCGAGAAACATTTCATCATATAGGTTGGCAGTCCCGGCAGGGAAAGGGTGGCACCGCACTTCATCGGACAGTTGTAGCAGCTGATCAGCCGCGTCCGGGCGCCTTCCATCGTCTCGGTCCAATCCTTGGCAATTTCATCGGTCCAGAAATCTTTGCGCCGGGTACGGGAATTACCCCACATGAAGTTTTCTGTATGCCACTTCTCATCGTGGACTTTCATCTCCTGCGGCGACCCGAGGCCGGCCAGGATCGGCATAACGCCGGGGATGGGGTTGCCTTCGCGAAGTTTGATATAGTCCAGCACTTCGTTGCACAGCTCCAGATATTCGGCCGGCTGGGCAATATTGATATCTTTGGTGCCACGCACCACAATCGCCTTGACCCCCTTATCTCCCATGACTGCGCCGATACCGCCGCGGCTGGCACTGGAACGCCCCTGTTCAATGGAAGCAAAGTACACCCGGTTTTCACCGGCCATACCGATTGCCGCCACCTGGGCTTTGGGCTCATGCAGCTCCTGCTTGATCAGTTCTGCCGTTTCAATTGCCCCTTTACCCTTAAGATGCGAAGCATCACGGATCTCCACCTGGTCATTGTGAATCCACAGATACACCAGGTCTGGGGACTTGCCTCGCAAAACCACCTTATCATAACCGGCATATTTCAATTCCGGTGCCCAGAAACCGCCCATCATGGAAAATGCCATCAACCTGGTCTGCGGCGAAATGGTTGAAACAATGGTCCGATTACAGCCAGTCGCCGGTGTGCCACATAAAAGACCGGCACTGAAAATTAAAAGATTATCGGGGGAAAAAGGTTCAACATCAGGCGGCACCCTGTCCCACAGCAGCTTGGCATTGGTCCCCAGCCCCCCCAGATACAGTTCAGTATCCCTTGGATCCGTTGCAACCTTCTCAATATTTCCCCGGGTCAGATCAACTTCCAGATTAAATCCTGTTTCCGCGTACCTCATGTTTTACCCCTTACAATCAAAGCGATATGGTCGTCCGCGCCGCCATGGAAACTGAACAACGCACGGCCCCTCACTGCTGGCACCGGGCTCAGCGCCGACGCCGGTTGGCCAATTCTCATCAACACCCGCCACCACACTACCCGGCGGGCCTGTAGGCAGACATCTGTCTGCCATCGTTACACCCTCTGAAACCGGCAACGGCCCTTATATGCGACCCGATGTCGGCGATATCTGCGGCTAAAACCAGCCTGACAGCCAATCCCTTCAAAAATTATGCCATGGAAACCATCCTTCCTCAGGTCAAGCGGCTCTCCCATGGCACCCCACCCAATCCAAGCGGACCCAACCCGGTCGCTCCTGACGAGCAGCAAGAACGCCGGCCCCTTGTCACCCAGGCAATTGCTCATCTTTGGACGTTTTTTACCGGAAGATGATAGAAAATTACCATTCGGGGAGGGGGAAATGGGTCTTTACATTAACTGCTGCCCCCAACAGAACAACGCCGGCGGATTGATTGAATAATCTCATCAAGCTGCTGCAGGAAACGAGAGCGGTCACGTTTATGCAACGGCGGCGGACCACCGGTTAATGCTCCTGCCTCACGTAGTTCTGACAACAGGCCACGGGTCGCAACGGCCTGACCAATATTGTTATCCGTAAACGGCTTCCCGGTGGGACTTATGGCCTGCGCTCCCGCCCGCAGGCAGCGGCTCGCAAGGGGAATGTCAGCGGTAACCACGATATCGTCCGCCTGCACATGGGCAACAATCCAGTCATCGGCCGCATCGGAGCCGCTTTTCACAACTTCAAGCATCACCCTTGGATCATACGGAACCCGCATCCAAGAATTGGCCACCAGAGTAACCTCAAGGTGGTAACGGCCGGCAACCCGGTAGACCTCCTGTTTTACCGGGCAGGCATCAGCATCGACAAATATATGCAGCACGCAAAGCTCCTCCGACTCGCCGGACAACACTACCCTAACATACTACCCATACAGAACAGGCGGCAGCGGCAGGACAAGGTCTGACGGCGGCCACAGGCAATAACGCTGCATGCAGTTCATGGTCAACACTCACGGCCTGTGGACATCCAGCAGCCGGCGAATCCTGTCCATAACCTCGGTAATCGTATACGGCTTACTGATTAATTGATTCCGATACAATTTCAAAAAATTTTCATCAATCGTCGTATCCACATAACCAGAAGCAAATAGAATGGCAATCTGCGGATATCTGGTTAAAATTTTCTGACTTAACTCCAGGCCCCCCATAACCGGCATTACGACATCGGTAAACAGGAGATCAATGGCTCCCTGGTGCGTCTCTGCAGCCGCCAAAGCCTGGGCTCCATTAGCAGCTTCAACAACGAGATAGCCAGCCTGCCGGAGCTGAAGGCTGATTACCTTCCTGATCTCCTCATCATCCTCAACCAGAAGGATTGTTTCACTGCCTCCAGAAGGTAATTCAGCCGGTGTCTCCCGCTCTTCATCATCCATGATATCACTCATTACCGGCCAATAGATCTCAACGACCGTACCATGTCCCGGTTCACTCACAATATGAACACTGCCTTTGTTCTGCTTGACAATCCCATAGACAGTAGCCAGTCCCAGACCGGTCCCCTGTCCTTGTTCTTTGGTGGTGTAGAAAGGTTCAAAAATATGCTCCTGCACCTCGCGGGACATGCCGCAGCCCTTGTCAGACACTTTAATCTGCACATGCCAGCCGTTGGAACTGCCATGATGGGAAGCAACAAAGGTGCTATCCAGAAAAATCTGTGACGTACCGATGATAATCACTTTCTCCCTTGCACCGTGAGCCTTAACGGCATCCCTGGCATTAATCACCAGGTTGACCAGCAGCTGTTCAACCTGGCCGGGATCGGCATAGATAAAACCAACGTTGTCAGCCATCTGCAGCGTTAAAGAAATATCCTCACTGATAAGACGCTGGAGCATTTTATACAGGTCGCCAAGCAAACGATTAATGTTGATTTTCTGAGGCAAAATAGTCTGTTTACGACTGAAGGCCAACAGCTGGCGGGTCAGGTTGGCCGCCCG is from Candidatus Anaeroferrophillus wilburensis and encodes:
- a CDS encoding (4Fe-4S)-binding protein, whose amino-acid sequence is MTGEKKTKLVKTIHINVDNCNGCRACEVICSAVHAAPKYSSNNPARSRIRIIRDPLRDIYVPVLAGEYTVAECAGRDKYVIDGKEYDECSFCRASCPSREEFKEPDSGLPLKCDMCEGEEGGPMCVKWCLVDALVYEEREEEVVDHEGPADLEVGLESLADKFGLESLQAALARLSKKD
- a CDS encoding aldehyde dehydrogenase; its protein translation is MRYAETGFNLEVDLTRGNIEKVATDPRDTELYLGGLGTNAKLLWDRVPPDVEPFSPDNLLIFSAGLLCGTPATGCNRTIVSTISPQTRLMAFSMMGGFWAPELKYAGYDKVVLRGKSPDLVYLWIHNDQVEIRDASHLKGKGAIETAELIKQELHEPKAQVAAIGMAGENRVYFASIEQGRSSASRGGIGAVMGDKGVKAIVVRGTKDINIAQPAEYLELCNEVLDYIKLREGNPIPGVMPILAGLGSPQEMKVHDEKWHTENFMWGNSRTRRKDFWTDEIAKDWTETMEGARTRLISCYNCPMKCGATLSLPGLPTYMMKCFSKLTYTMAAFSDLEFGLRIAQRATEYGLDGFSTPQVMAFALELYENGILTDEDFPGMPADSEGRFYWLLDRIVRREGIGDVLADGTYWAAKKIGKGAEEYAHNNIKKTEQLPLKLSMLNPIYFLMYATGEKMNITQIEGQFPQAPFPTREQREEFVKDWIQVPDEKFKQYFLDWEMRGENSMPYYPTVDMCCDIVDWQERMHYIDDALGMCAGLSSFPLKPPYHIHNYPKFISAGSGIEMNAEKLTLAAKRYRTLVRAINIRRGMRRSDEKPPANHWKKRFPELEEQLLDAYYQLKGWNNDGIPTTETLRELSLDYVSEDFITRGILDSENSPAGPEKAEK
- a CDS encoding YaiI/YqxD family protein; this translates as MLHIFVDADACPVKQEVYRVAGRYHLEVTLVANSWMRVPYDPRVMLEVVKSGSDAADDWIVAHVQADDIVVTADIPLASRCLRAGAQAISPTGKPFTDNNIGQAVATRGLLSELREAGALTGGPPPLHKRDRSRFLQQLDEIIQSIRRRCSVGGSS